In Thermodesulfobacteriota bacterium, the genomic stretch CAACACCGTCATGGCCGAGGGCGGCATACAGGGGGCCGACCAGGAGGGCGACTCCCCGTACTTCCATTACCTCGACGTCATAGGAGGCGGACACTTCTCGAACCAGCCCGAGCTGGTCGCGGCCCTCACGAACGACGCGCCGCTCATCATACACTGGCTGGAGAGCCTGGGCATGATGTTCGACAAGCACCCGGACGGCAGGATGAAGGTAAGGCACGGCGGCGGCACCTGCAGGAAGAGGATGCACTCTGCGGGCGACATGACCGGGGCCGAGATAATGAGGGTCTTGAGGGACGAGGCCCGGAACAGGACCGGGAAGATAAAGATACTCGAGTTCACCCCCGCGGTCGAGCTTATCCTCGACGACAAGGGCAACGCGGCCGGGGCGGTCCTCTATAACCTCGAGACAAAGGAATATTACGTGGCAAGGGCCAAGGCCGTGGTCATATCGACCGGCGGCTTCGGCAGGCTCCACATACAGGGCTTCCCAACGACAAACCACTACGGCGCGACGGCCGACGGGGTGGTCATGGCATACAGGGCCGGGGTCGCCCTCCAGGACCTCGATTCCACCCAGTACCACCCGACCGGGGCCATATTCCCGGAGCAGAACGTCGGGCTACTCATAACCGAGAAGGTCAGGGGCCTGGGAGCGCAGCTCCTCAATACCGACGGCGAGCAGTTCTGCTTCCCGCTCGAGCCGAGGGACGTGGAGAGCGCCTGCGTCATAAGGGAGTGCATGGAGATCGGGAAGGGCATAATCACGCCGACCGGCAGGCACGGCGTGTGGCTGGATTCACCCATGATAGACATGCTCCACGGCGAGGGGACGGTAAGGAAGGAGCTCCCGGCCAAGTTCATACAGTTCAAGAGGTACGACATTGACATAAGCAAGGTGCCGATGCTCATCTACCCCACTCTCCATTACCAGAACGGCGGGATAAGGATAAACGAGTGGGCGGAGACGAGCGTAAAGGGCCTTTTCAGCGCCGGGGAGGTCGCCGGCGGCGTGCACGGCAGGAACCGCCTCATGGGGAACTCGCTCCTCGACGTGCTGGTCTTCGGCAGGAGGGCCGGACTACAGGCAATAGAGCATATCAAGTCCTCAAAGGCCGCGGGCAAGCTCTCGCTCGGGCACGTCGAGAAGTTCAATAAGGAAATCGACAAGGCGGGCATAGACAACGGGATACAGAGCCCGCTCATACTCCCGAACTACGCGCCCGACCATGTGAGGGCCAGGCAGATAGGATAGGTAATTTGTAAGGTATGGCTGAGGCCGGTCAAAACCGGCCCGTATCAAGCGGGCAAGCCTTGCCCGCTTGAGTTTTTTTTGGTATAAACACCCCGGGTATAGACGCTGCCGCCTCTAAAATGAAAGGGCGGACGGCGTGATGAGCCAAACAGAAAACGAACGAGAAATCTCTGGAGGTCGGCTTAGATGAACATTCACGAGTACCAGGCAAAGCAGATACTCGCCAGATATGGCGTGGCCGTGCCGAAGGGGAAGATAGCCTTCACGCCGGCCGAGGCCGAGGAGGCCGCCCGCGAGTTCATCGCCGAAAAGGGCGTATGCGTCGTGAAGGCCCAGATACACGCCGGTGGCAGGGGGAAGGCCGGCGGCGTCAAGCTCGCAAAGTCCAAGGAGGAAGCGGCCAAGATAGCCGAAGAGCTCCTCGGGAAGGTCCTCGTGACCCACCAGACCGGCCCGGCGGGCAAGGAAGTGAAAAAGGTATACGTCGAGGAAGGCTGCCAGATAGCGAGGGAGCTCTACCTGGGCCTCGTCGTGGACAGGTCCACACAGAAGGTCGTCATCATGGCCTCCACAGAGGGCGGGGTGGAGATAGAAGAGGTCGCAGAGAAGACGCCTGAGAAGATATTGAAGGAGCTTGTGGATCCGGCAGTCGGGCTTATCCCCTTCCAGGGGAGGAAATTGGCTTTCGGCCTGGGCATAGACAAGGCCCTTGCCGGGAAGGCCGTGAAGTTCATGACAGGGCTCTATAACGCCTTCGTCGCCTCGGACTGCTCTATGGCGGAAATAAACCCGCTCGTAATAACGAAAGACGGCGACATAATGGCGCTCGACGCCAAGATGTCCTTTGACGACAACGCGCTATTCAGGCACAAGGACATAGAGGGCATGAGGGACCTGGACGAGGAAGACCCCAAGGAGGTCGCCGCGTCGAGGTTCAACCTCAATTATGTCACGCTCGACGGCAACATCGGCTGCATGGTGAACGGCGCCGGCCTTGCCATGGCCACTATGGACATGATAAAGCTCTCGGGCGGCAGCCCCGCGAACTTCCTGGACGTGGGCGGCGGGGCCAACAAGGACCAGGTCACCGC encodes the following:
- a CDS encoding FAD-binding protein, which translates into the protein MSGYTTALNELIKKVEATRPARVEKARKGDHFPALTMEQRQEWLRKYHPDYKNDGRRPVEVGPNKGTVYPEEVSTLLESKSRLDTKAVDLKRVDFDTDLLVIGAGGAGTAAALAAEEAGLSVLVSTKLRHGDSNTVMAEGGIQGADQEGDSPYFHYLDVIGGGHFSNQPELVAALTNDAPLIIHWLESLGMMFDKHPDGRMKVRHGGGTCRKRMHSAGDMTGAEIMRVLRDEARNRTGKIKILEFTPAVELILDDKGNAAGAVLYNLETKEYYVARAKAVVISTGGFGRLHIQGFPTTNHYGATADGVVMAYRAGVALQDLDSTQYHPTGAIFPEQNVGLLITEKVRGLGAQLLNTDGEQFCFPLEPRDVESACVIRECMEIGKGIITPTGRHGVWLDSPMIDMLHGEGTVRKELPAKFIQFKRYDIDISKVPMLIYPTLHYQNGGIRINEWAETSVKGLFSAGEVAGGVHGRNRLMGNSLLDVLVFGRRAGLQAIEHIKSSKAAGKLSLGHVEKFNKEIDKAGIDNGIQSPLILPNYAPDHVRARQIG
- the sucC gene encoding ADP-forming succinate--CoA ligase subunit beta, which gives rise to MNIHEYQAKQILARYGVAVPKGKIAFTPAEAEEAAREFIAEKGVCVVKAQIHAGGRGKAGGVKLAKSKEEAAKIAEELLGKVLVTHQTGPAGKEVKKVYVEEGCQIARELYLGLVVDRSTQKVVIMASTEGGVEIEEVAEKTPEKILKELVDPAVGLIPFQGRKLAFGLGIDKALAGKAVKFMTGLYNAFVASDCSMAEINPLVITKDGDIMALDAKMSFDDNALFRHKDIEGMRDLDEEDPKEVAASRFNLNYVTLDGNIGCMVNGAGLAMATMDMIKLSGGSPANFLDVGGGANKDQVTAAFKLITSDPNVKGVLVNIFGGIMRCDIIAEGIMAAAKEVGLKVPLVVRLQGTNVEQGRKLLAGSGLNIITAENMDEAAEKAVAAAKAS